In Arachis hypogaea cultivar Tifrunner chromosome 2, arahy.Tifrunner.gnm2.J5K5, whole genome shotgun sequence, a genomic segment contains:
- the LOC112728950 gene encoding uncharacterized protein yields the protein MFTATNIVLNNIIEDGTTYAQRGEAYSVSKILLSFEFVFTLHLMKEIMGITNVLCQALQQQSQDILNAMHIVSTSKLLLQQLRDGGWCNFLANVKDFCEKHEIEVPNMSAQYVFGRGRSRQPSVIVEHHYRIDIFLATIDSQIQELNSRFNEQTIELLTLSCALDPKDNFKSFNIEEISKLAEKFYPLYFPSNELNILKSQL from the coding sequence ATGTTTACTGCTACCAACATTGTTCTCAATAATATCATTGAAGACGGGACAACTTATGCACAAAGAGGTGAGGCTTATagtgttagtaaaatattattgtcatttgaatttgttttcacTTTGCACTTGATGAAAGAGATTATGGGAATCACTAATGTTCTTTGCCAAGCACTGCAACAACAATCTCAAGATATTCTTAATGCAATGCATATTGTTTCTACATCAAAGTTACTTCTTCAACAATTAAGGGATGGTGGATGGTGCAATTTTCTTGCAAATGTTAAAGATTTTTGTGAAAAGCATGAAATTGAAGTCCCTAATATGAGTGCACAATATGtttttggaagaggtcgatctcgTCAACCAAGTGTGATAGTTGAGCATCATTATCGAATAGATATATTCTTGGCAACAATTGACTCTCAAATACAAGAGTTGAATAGTAGATTTAATGAGCAAACAATAGAGCTTTTGACTTTGAGTTGTGCTTTGGATCCTAAGGACAATTTCAAATCATTTAATATTGAAGAAATTAGCAAGTTAGCAGAGAAGTTTTATCCCCTTTACTTTCCTTCTAATGagctaaatattttgaaatctcaGTTGTAA
- the LOC112754607 gene encoding TMV resistance protein N-like, producing the protein MAYSPFSSSSAFNVPLIKHDVFVSFRGIDIRTSFLSHLTKDLHRNQIDFFVDDKKLHPGDEISPTLLRAIEQSYISLVIFSKHYASSRWCMEELVKIIECMEQYKRIVIPVFYNVDPSHVRHQKGILAEAFDVHKERYEEEIMQSWKSVLKKTANLSGIHYPSKYRNESELIEDIVKNISEKLSHLLSNASESLIGIDEKLNSLERLMEMDPEEVRILGIWGMGGIGKTTIARAIFDRCASRYEGCCFLQNVREELQKSGEHSLYEKLISELLEGEHLLVKGSAHARSMYVKRRLSRKKVFIVLDDVDTLDILDYLIIKQICLAPGSRVIITTRDEQLTAARVHAIYKVQVLSFKSSLELFCLKAFNKSYPENGYKELSEMTVNYTKGNPLALKVLGSFLHSRSIKEWESALRKLKVHPNVDIYNVLKLSYDGLDDSDKNIFLDIAFFFRGEYKDNA; encoded by the exons ATGGCATATTCTCCTTTCTCTAGTTCATCTGCTTTCAATGTTCCTCTAATCAAACATGATGTCTTCGTCAGTTTTCGAGGAATAGACATTCGCACTTCTTTTCTTAGTCATTTGACGAAAGACTTGCATCGTAATCAAATTGATTTCTTTGTTGACGATAAAAAGCTTCATCCGGGAGATGAGATTTCACCCACCCTCCTTCGAGCAATTGAGCAATCATACATTTCATTGGTCATCTTCTCCAAACACTATGCTTCTTCGAGATGGTGTATGGAAGAGCTTGTGAAGATTATTGAATGCATGGAACAATATAAAAGGATTGTGATACCTGTTTTTTATAATGTTGATCCTTCTCATGTAAGGCATCAAAAAGGAATTTTGGCAGAAGCTTTTGATGTCCACAAAGAGAGATATGAAGAGGAAATTATGCAGAGTTGGAAATCTGTTTTGAAAAAGACGGCAAATTTATCTGGAATTCATTATCCATCGAAATATCG AAATGAATCAGAACTAATCGAAGATATTGTCAAGAATATTTCGGAGAAATTGTCGCATCTTTTGTCAAATGCATCCGAAAGCCTTATTGGAATTGATGAAAAATTAAACTCTCTTGAACGTCTAATGGAAATGGACCCTGAAGAAGTTCGAATTTTGGGAATTTGGGGCATGGGAGGCATAGGTAAAACAACAATTGCTAGAGCAATATTCGACAGATGTGCCTCTCGATATGAAGGTTGTTGCTTTCTACAAAATGTAagagaagaattacaaaagtctgGTGAACACAGCTTATATGAGAAACTTATTTCTGAACTACTTGAGGGAGAACATCTCCTTGTAAAGGGATCAGCCCATGCAAGATCTATGTATGTTAAGAGAAGGTTGAGTCGGAAGAAGGTCTTCATAGTGCTTGACGATGTGGATACATTAGATATATTAGATTATCTAATTATAAAACAAATCTGTTTGGCACCAGGAAGTAGGGTCATTATAACAACTAGAGACGAGCAACTAACTGCTGCAAGAGTGCATGCAATATACAAGGTCCAAGTATTGAGTTTTAAGAGTTCCCTTGAACTATTTTGCTTAAAAGCCTTTAACAAAAGCTATCCTGAAAATGGATACAAAGAGCTTTCAGAAATGACAGTTAATTACACAAAGGGCAATCCATTAGCATTAAAAGTATTGGGATCCTTTCTACACTCAAGGAGCATAAAAGAATGGGAAAGTGCATTGAGAAAACTCAAGGTTCATCCCAATGTGGACATCTACAATGTCTTAAAATTGAGTTATGATGGATTAGATGATTCAGATAAGAACATATTCCTTGATATTGCATTCTTTTTCAGAGGAGAATACAAGGATAATGCATAA
- the LOC140177456 gene encoding uncharacterized protein, which yields MSQSNQEKIDVIQSPSSPYYIHPSETPSTVLVSPPLIGDNYHQWSRAFSIALISKNKIGFLDGTIPTPATDDPLFPSWHLRNRFSQGDLLRVAELQEQIYGLKQGSLSVTQYHTALRALWEEHDTYCPVKPYICPARSYHDQNFIIRFLKGLDDRFTVVRSQILLIDPLPPESKVFNMVIQHERQLQGGASVLNKPISLTNAVITPQWRLNPGRGRGRITNDGRSGAEKVCVYCG from the exons ATGTCTCAAAGCAACCAAGAAAAAATTGATGTTATCCAATCACCATCCAGTCCATACTATATTCACCCAAGTGAAACACCCTCTACTGTCCTCGTCTCTCCGCCACTCATCGGCGACAACTACCATCAATGGTCTCGTGCTTTCTCCATTGCACTTATCTCAAAGAACAAGATAGGTTTCCTGGATGGAACCATCCCAACTCCAGCCACCGATGACCCGCTCTTCCCTTCCTGGC ATCTCCGCAACAGATTCTCACAAGGAGACCTGCTCCGTGTTGCTGAGCTACAAGAACAGATTTATGGCCTCAAGCAAGGATCTCTCTCCGTCACTCAATACCACACCGCCCTCCGAGCACTATGGGAAGAGCACGACACTTACTGCCCCGTCAAACCCTACATATGCCCGGCACGATCTTACCACGACCAAAACTTCATCATTCGGTTCCTTAAAGGCCTAGACGACCGCTTCACTGTCGTCCGATCCCAAATCTTGCTCATTGACCCCCTTCCACCAGAAAGCAAAGTCTTCAACATGGTAATTCAACATGAACGCCAACTCCAAGGAGGCGCTAGTGTTCTCAACAAGCCCATCTCCCTCACCAACGCCGTCATCACGCCACAGTGGCGCCTAAATCCTGGGCGCGGCCGCGGCCGCATCACCAATGATGGACGCAGTGGAGCCGAAAAAGTATGCGTCTACTGTGGGTGA